The Cucumis melo cultivar AY unplaced genomic scaffold, USDA_Cmelo_AY_1.0 utg001775l, whole genome shotgun sequence genomic interval cctctccttcctaacctcagtcgagtaccttcgctctatttcaaacgtagagtaccttcgcaccttgaagtcgagttatttcataaccttcgcaaattctttggtcctaactcatattgcattgagcctctcctgacagtcgagccgctttcgctcgtcttgacccgtccgaaggacttgtttatatccatattcatctgtccggaggctcgactgaaaggagagcgagactgaatcaatgaacaaggtctcgactgaaaggagagaaaagaATCATTAGATTTTGGTCCGGAGGCTGAATGAATATGAGTTCTCATATAACAATGTataaaagatggaactcaaagaagcgaagcgactgaaagttcgccttttaTCAAGAAAGAAGACGACTCCGCTACTTTCTGAATATGGAATATCAAGCCTAGGATCATGAATTccaattaaactaccacggaccttCTTTACTGAAGTTTCTTCCAAACCTACTAAATCAAGCCTATCAACCAAgtcagaaagagaaagcctaccaCTGAACTTCCTTTCTTTCTAGTTCTTTGTGTCTAGGCTTTCTCttccggtccgtgctagcttaattagtccttGAACTTCAAACCTTTCACCGCGACTGATCTTTCTCCTATGAACGTAGAAGGCATCAAaaaagaagcttgcttttcttgtcCGTGGGCCTTTATGAAATGAGCTTTGAACCTTGCCGCGTAGAAGGCGTAGAAGTCAACTCCTCTTCATAATCGTCGGGCTCTCATAAATTCGGTAAGGACTTCGAattcttctcaatattctttgatcctctcctatatctgaaactacgagtaccttcgcaccttgaagatgaatatggatttctgactcgtccggactagcttatcctcgcctttcagtcgagccttgttcgcaaattctttgctcctcttCTCTTTTGATAAGGAGACCTCTTTAATTAAGCTAATCTGGACCTTGATTTTTTTGAAATCAGATTCGCTTCGCGCCTGAATTACcgctctttctctttcttccttttagaATATTGCTCGGAGATTTCTTGCCTTTGGCTAAGAATAGGTTGAAGCTCTTTTCCTTGTCCTTTCTCTTTCAGATCTCATAAGATCAGATTTCAGGGTGCTATCCTTGTACTCAGTCTTCCTATTATCTGAATACGTTCTACAACCTTGCACAAGATCtcgctccttcgcacctttcttcctctttctctccaAGACGGTCGCCTCTCTCTTCTGATTTGATGGATTGGTCTCGTTATTTTAGAACCCTATCAACAGAAATGAACCTCTCTTTCTAAGAAGCAGAACGCGCCATCACCTACAGCCCTTTCTTTCCTCTGCCGGGGACTTCCACGAAATGAAAGGGGGCGGCATCGTCGTATGCTCAACATTTGTTGCCCCTGGTTTATATCCCTACGTACTGCTATGGCCGATCTGTCACCcgtccggaggttatgaaataactcctcgactgaaaaagaaaaggagcggttaggagttgaatgaaagcgaaagtccttatccttATTCTGAAaaggagcgaagcagctcgactaagaaggagtcaatgaagaagggcgtagcttatgtaaaggtgcgaagcagctcgactaagaaggagaggctcgactgaaaggcgaggctcgactgataaggagagagTCCTTATCCTTTGAATTTGAAGGAGTGCAAGTCAGAACCATGAATTTCCCGCTCCGTCTTCTCGGAGGCTTCTGAGAATATCAAAGCACTTCCACTTTGATGTTCCTGCTTTCATTGAAATGGCTTGGCCCCGCGCCGTTTGGAGAATGAGCCTATATATAGGCATGGCTGAGTCAGTTATTCTCGCAATTCAGATCAGATTCggaccgcctcaatgaacaagggcttctCTGAAAGCACGGTTCTTGCCTCCCTCCTTTTCAAACTCGTCCATTCCTTGGGTGATCCCTTGCTCTCACGTTCGAGTGTTTGCTCGTCGTTTAGGCCGGTGAGTGAGATTTCTGCTCATTGCAGTCACCCCCGGGGTTCTTCGCACCTGGATAGTACCAGGACCCTTGTGCCCCGGCCCTTGATCAGATAAACCGCCCTATGACCCACAAGTCAAAATGAGCCTTGCGACGAGACGCGGACATTCCCCATGCTGCGATTCCCTCCAGTCCCTTCCCGGGTTGGGTTAGGAGAACATCCGAGCGATTGCCTTCGCGGATCCAAACGCGCTCACAAGGCGCACAATAAGAATCAGACCAATAGAGACTTCATAAGGGAccatttgagctgcagatcgtAATGCTCCTAGAAAGGCATATTTCGAATATAGAGGAGTGAAAGTTCCCAACAATCAACGAGTTGATCATACCCTTCTTTTGAACCGTACGAGCACGTCCTCTCTCACCCCCCACCGCGCTTACGGCTCTTTACCCCCAACTAGCTCTGGCTCCAGTTCTTCCCTTTCTATTCCTTGGTAAGCGGACCGGGGGAGCATGGGCGGCGATATCTGCTTTTGACTGATGGAAAGCATCTCTCCTTAGCCTCTATTACCTGACCGAACCCAAAAATCACAATAGATTGGTTCTTGCCAGTCGCATCGGAGACATCTTTATCTGAGAAGGAGGCTTCGTCGTCCGGCTCCTCATAAATGATGTTAGGATCGGCCGGCTCATCCTCTCCATccgaaaagaaaagagagaagagaactttgaaagagagaaaaagactCAATATTGAAGACACGTCACATCAATTGAAGCAGGCAGGAAGGGCGCGGAAGCTACCCTTTGACGAATGCAAGCAAGGTCGCTTGCTTACTCTCCGTTGGCGGCAAGGAAGGAGGGGAGGGAAAGAAGACTAGACCATACTAAAGTCAAGAGGCATTCGGGAAGCAACTAGTTCTGGCCAAGCATCAGGCCGACCACTACATAAAGAAAGAGATCCATATACCAGTCATGAGCGATAGTGAAGCCGTCAGAGGCAGAAGCTCTAGCTTTGCGGACGAAGCCGAGCCACTAATGGAGTGGCGAAGGAGGCATACTATACGTATACGTCTATTAGTAACCGCTGAAATACCAGAGGACAAAATGGAAGTGAACTATTGAAGCTATCAGTGTGATTGATCCGTcctaagatcaagcccttgttcattgagtcagaaatccatatgaacctgaaaggtgcgaaggtactctacgtttcagatataggagaggcgcaaagaatttgtggagaaggagagggctcgactgaaaggagagcgaggcggagtaggttatgaaatagctcgactgtaaggagaggggagaagcgaaacgactgaattatcgaaggagtggtattatgaaataactctccaaataaggaaggagaggggagaactcgactccaaattctaaggggcggttcgaagaaagtcgactgataaggagtcaattcacaaggaatttcataaagaaagcgaaacgactgtattataatattatcaggagtgcattatgaaataactctccaaatagtaaggagaggggagaagcgaaacgactgtattaaagaaggagtgcaagttgagctactaaataaggtgcgaagcagctcgactaagaaggagaggcggaaagaatttgcgaggagaggagtgcaaaaaagaaagattagacTTTCACCTGTGGTCCGAAGTCCTAGGCTTTTAGTGGTCCGGAGGACGCTCAAAgaatcccacggagcggttcattgaggacaggttaatatggaataaataagggtccgtccgaaggtgcgaagcgaaacgactgttaaggctcaaagaatttgagaaatccatatgaaaaaaATTAGTGAATATTGAGAAGCGACTTAACAGGAGTGCTGGAGCGGAGcataagaaaaaaacaaaggtccagatgtTCATATGAATATGGAAAAACAAGGGTCCTCAATGAataaggctcgactgaaaggagagttgcactcctgtctcaaacccttgttcattgacttcttgcctaattaagctactccggACGTCCCTCTCCTTATTTAGTAGctcaacttgcactccttaacattggcagaataaggaatgagcttgaaaattctgAGATCAGTCTTTGAtccttatcatttggagtcgtccggaggttatgaaataactcgactgtaaggagaggggagaagcgaaacgactgaatctaataggagtggtattatgaaatagctctccaaataaggaaggagagggtcaaagaatttgaggcgaaacgacttcattattgaaggagtggtattattcaatagctctcaaaataaggaaggagagggtcaaagaatttgaggcgaaacgactgatttcaaatatttttaggagtggtattatgaaatagctctcaaaataaggaaggagagggggagaagcgaattccttattcttaacaggagtgcaacgaaagaaatccatataaacatAATGCACTCCTCAAATATgataattcagtcctttcgctttctttattcatctttgaccctctcctctccttatcagtcgactttcttcgaaccgccccttaGAATTTGGAGTCGAGTTCTCCCTGAACCTCTATTTGGAGTCGTCCGGaggactcagaaatccatataaacataatgcactccttctttaatacagtcgtttcgcttcgcgcctacTCCGCCTCTGGACTTGTTTTTATCCATATTCATGAACCGAAGGAACTCGTGGATCAAATGGAAAGCTAATACGGAGGAccctcaactcctacggagcctccgctaggagcaaagaatttgcgaaaagcCTATCCTCCGGTTTCAGACTCCTAACGGAGCGGTAGACTGATTTCATTTCCGAATTCGCTTGCGACAAGTCCTAGCATTAGTATGAGTTCGTTGACCGCGTAAGGGCAATCCATCTTGATGACGAATTCCACGATAACAAGAAAGAGAAATGAATCGTTCGATGTCTGCTCGTTCTCCCCTCTTCAATTCCCAATGAACAATATGATCTTGACCTATCATTTGTTCAATTTGGTCGATCTGATACTTAGTTAACTCTTTGATCTTTATGTTCCCACTGATACCTAATCGATAACGAACCTGAATGGCTTTTTTAGGTCCAATTCCATCAATTTGAGTTGAGGCAATTCTGACTTGTTTATCGGCAACTGATCTTGCTCCTGAAATATATGACATTCTTGATCCTTCCTTTGACTAGTCTTCTCGGCTGGAATCATAAATGAGTTCTCTCCTCTTTCATGATCTTTTCTATAGGTCGAACTACTGTGAGCGGTCTAAACTTCGACCCGGATTGATGAAGATTATGTTCTCGTACCCAAGCCctgaaaaaagagaaagagtcTTGTGGAGGAGAATTTCACACTGATCTGACTAAAGAAGTGAGAAAGTGCTCCGCGATGGGTCGCCTCGCGGTCTCAAAATGGAAGTTTTTCGCCTTTCTTCAGATATAGCGCAGAAGGTCTTTTAGGGCCGCAAAAGAAGAAACCCCGCCGACGAAAGATCGAAGTGGTCTCGTGCGCCAAAAGAAGGCTATAATGGAAGGCATCAAAAAAAAATCAGACTTGGTCTGAGCTGCCTGCGGTTACAGAATCGCCCGCGGAAGCCCCCCTTGACTCTCtctctagaaaaaaaaaagctttctCTGGTAAGCCATTCAGACTCccagaaagatcaagcctatggCCCAGGTTTTGATTAAACAACCTTCGACTTGCTTGCATGTCTGAAGCATATAGCTAGCCTTCCTTCTGAGCCAGGATCTTTCTATTTGAGTATGATTGGGCCCTGCTGTGGTAGACTCCCACGGAGCGGTTGCCGGGCGTACTACTTCACTGAAGATTGATTCTCTCTCTCCTGAACTATGTAGTACGTTATATATTCTTTAAGGCAactcttgaaaaagaaaagcaaatgaAACTACATAAAAAACCGAGATTCGTCGACATTTGCGTCTCAGCTGACTCCTGTGTCAGACCACGACTCTGTCCTTGAGCTTGTGGGTCCTATAAAAGACAATCTCCCGATGCTCTTCAGAGAGGTATGTACCCTGGATAGATCGTCTACCCAAGGGTTGACTTTCAAACCAACCAGGAAAAAGCCTCATAGTTTACAAGGTTAGACACAGACAGCAAGCCAAGGCACCTCGCTCGATCCCACGTAGcgggaggctcaaagaatttgagaaaaggTCAGATCTTTTTTTCAGAGAAAAATCAAGGTTAGAAGAAGGAATCAATGAATAGAGGACAAAGAGtgaatgaattgagaatgaaagaagaactcaatttctttgactctcttcagtggatagtcggacagaagtttgagttccatcttttctttagtggatcAAACGAAGGAAGGAAGGAACTCATATTTCATTGGGCCTCAGTAGTTTAATTATGAGTGGAAAATCTGTTTTTtagcctttattcattgattcagtcgagacctcctacgctctctcctttcagtcgagacctcctcctctcctttcagtcgagacctctcTTTATCaattgaaaattctttgaacctctatCTGAATTTGAGCCTTTtgactcagaaatccatattcatatatATGAAACTGAGGACAGCTAGAAAAGCTTGAATTTGGGGAATTCGGCAAGATGTCTAACCTCCTATCGTAGAGTCTATGGACAAACCCCGCGTCCTTACTTTCATGTGATGGACTATTTTTGAGCGTCAAACTTGAATGAAAGATATTAGAATGGAAGAGAGGGATCACACTCCGAAAGATCTTTCCCCGCGTACAATAAGGCATGATCTTTATTCATACCGAAGAACAAGAACTGAAACCGTAAAGTCAGGTAGAGCCTAAGTCAACTCCTAAGCTAGGGATGGCCTCCTATCCTTTATTCATGCCTTTTGTTGACCCTCGTATGATCGATCGGTAGAGCCTTTGGGCATTTGTCCCTCTTATATGATGCCTCTTTCTTTGCTTCCTATGCCTCATCCTCTCCTATGAGGAAAGAGAGGTACCCTCGCGGTGGGTGATCGGAGAATGAAACTACTGAGGACCGGTCCGTCTTTGGAGAGTGAGTTTGGAGTTCGACCTTCGGTTCGGTAACCTCGAGATGGAACTCGGGATCATAAATTAGTGAACGATTGCTATAAGCTTTAGTCAAGAAAAGCGAGTAAAGCGATCAAAAAAGATCCTCATACCTGTCCGGGCACCCTTTCTGAGCTGAGTCTTCCCTTTATTTCATCCAGTTTACCTTTGATCAAGGGAAGATGAAGAATGCAGGCGACTCGCCCTTGCACAGAACCCAATCTCAATTTCAATAGGTACGACCATACTACCCGAGCACTCCCTATATGTCTCCACTACTAAACCTACTATCTCTCATTCCTAGTGGAAAGGCAGGGAGCGGGCATCCAACCTCGTCTATGTGCACTCGGTACTTGAAGGAAAGGTAACTACTTTCAGGGTTCCAGAATCTCCATAAGAAAGCAAAGCGGTGGCACTATCATTCATTTTCGGCGACGAAGTGAGCCTCAGAGGTGAGAAGCGGGGATCAAGAAAGTACTGGGCGGAGGAATTCTATCTTGATTGACTCGGGGGGCTCAGGAGATTCAAACTCTAAAGTGGAAAAGGGCACGCAGGGAGAGGGTTCCATTTCATAGGATAAGTACTTTCCTTTCACCTTCCGGATTGACCGAGAGTTGTCCGAGCAGCTAATAGGGGAATTCGTCGGGTTAGGAGTGAATACGACCAATAAGAATAGGAAGGCCTTGATCTAGTATGAAATATCTTTAGCCTCATCCATCTGCCACTCAAGAGCGTAGTCACGAGACCCCCACTCCGCGGAAGAGGACATGATCAGTTGAATCAGAGTTCAGAGTTAGCCAAGGGTTTGGAACTCCTTCTACCACCCCTTAGGTAtgatctcttttctttctcagtGATTCTAAGATATTCAAAGAGTGAGCGCCAGGATGCCTCGGAAAGCACTCGCCCTAGGATCCGTTTTTGATTTCCCCCTTCAAATAGTACTGACTCAAGACCTATGTTCACCTTGAACCTGGATAATCCTCTTTCCCCACCCTCGTTTTCCTTGTTTTCAGGAGAATGAACCCAAGGTCAAATCACCCATGAATGAGGCGTAGTAGGAGTTGAATTGAATGATGACCGCGAAAGAAATAATCATTCTCAGATCTCAGGcctttatctcttttctttttgtaatcaTACAATGGAAAGAATAGCTCTGTCTTCTTCTTTGTAGTCGAACTCCTTAAGTACAGTTGATAAGACTTTCCTTGAATAAAGCACCGCCCCTTTTCTTTAGTCTTTCTCATACTCTGAAAATCAGATCAAAAAGGGAGTCTTCAGTCTTTCCTTTCTCCTCTTCCTATCTTAATATCTCGTTCTAGAACCTTGCACAAGATCGACCCTTTCTCCCTCCTCGAAAGAAAGTAGAGATTATCACCTCTTAAGAAAGAAGAGAATGTCAACAGCACTTATGATTCTTGACGCCTACCTCTTCAGAGTTCTTGCTTGAAGTTAGAGCTGGCAACGCGGCTCGCTACTCTTTCTTCAAGTTCGGGATGTTATTGAGACTGATTGATTCGGTATCAATACCCTACTAGAAAGAGTTCTCTCTATTATTGCGCTAGCCCGATGTAGGGATTTGAGTGATTCATTCCACTCTTGGTCTAGAAAGACCATAATAAGGAATTCCCCTATTCACAAATAGTTCTCGATCAGACTCTGCCTGCTTACGCGAGAGCAAGCCTTTCTCTTTCAGTTGCCCTTTCCGAAGGATCTTTCCTTTCAAGGGATGTTTCGGCAGAGGAAGAAGTTGTAGAACGTATTAAGATAAGAGGAAGAAAGATCAGAGTTTCAGAGCTTTATCAAAAACTTCTTCATTATGTTTTCAGAAGAAAGCCTATACTCCTTTTCTATTCAAATACTCTGACTACAGGCGCGTATGATCTCTTTCGTGTTCTCATATCTATCCCAATAGGTTCGGCGACCTACAGACAGGAGAGGGACAAGGTTTATAGAGGTtgaggagtccaagattcaatcAAAGAGTAGCTGTATAAATCGGGTATGCAATAGACCGGATTCTAACTGAACTTATTCAAAGCAGTAgagaattttctcttttttctcgctcctctccttatcagtcgagccgctttcgctctgaaccttatcagtcgagccgctttcgctcctctccttatcagtcgagccgctttcgctctgaacctctaagtcgagccgctttcgctctgaacctcGGGTACCAAGAATGGAATGGAGAAGACTTTCAGGCTGGGCGGGCTAACTAGTTTCATTGAGAACCATTCTTTGAATCTGGTTCAAAATGGACTGATTATCAGCCTACCAGCATCGGATAAAGCATTTGGTGAGGTTCGATGCTCCGAGAGGTGGTCGAGCAGCCGAACGGAGATCCCTATCCCTCGTTTTTTTAGCTATCCTCCATTTTTCAGATTCAAAGACCCAactccattttcttttcattaattgttcacaAGTCAGAGTATCTACATCTTAATCCCAGGAAATCCATAACCGCAGAGATAGGGGAAGAAAGCATAGGCGAAACTCAGCTACTTCCACAGCCCCCCCCAGAAAAGCAAAAGATCGGCCGATGCGATAGCGGTCTCGCAGCTAAGAAGAGAATGAAATTCAAAGATTGAGAAATCCTTGATCAAGATTTGATGAATGGGATGGAAATCCTCTCTCTCATTCAAATACCCCACCGGGTTCGTGCGGACGCGGTGATCGGTCAGTCCTTCTTCGTCTTTCAGCGGATCCCTCGATGAAACCCACTACGCGCTTTCATTCTCCTTTTCATTGGACCACAAGTGTGAATCAAGGAAAGCAAAGAATCTTTTTCTGACGATACCTGGGAAGATCGGAAAGGAGACCTATTAGGCGACCCAGAGAATCGGCTGCTAGGGAATAGGAATCGGGCGAAAGCTCAGACCCCCTTCACAGTACCAGCCCACCGGTGCGGGAGAAGTGACCTCTCGGTATTCATCTTTGGATAGGTTTCATCGGGCGCCGCGCAATCACTATACAAGGTTTTTGAAAGGTAATGAATAAACCTCTTTCGGTAATTCTCATTAATGATTCGGTGCCCCTTCCCAATCTGAACTAGCGGAATTTGCTCTTTGCACAATGAAAGCATGCACAGTGATATTTGAGGACGAATGAAAGAAAAAGGCACGAGTGCGGGGTTTCAGGAATGAATCAGTCGAGATCAGGATCGGCATCACCTGGAAATTTGCATAGTATGATCCCCTTGAGTCCGAGCTTAGTACGGGGCAGCGATACCGGAAAGGATAGGTGGAAAtcttgaaagaagaaaaaatgcaAAAGCATAAGGCAGACGCCAGAGCACATCGGCTTACGGGTCCCAGTTAGAAGGCAACCCC includes:
- the LOC127147643 gene encoding ribosomal protein S13, mitochondrial; translated protein: MSYISGARSVADKQVRIASTQIDGIGPKKAIQVRYRLGISGNIKIKELTKYQIDQIEQMIGQDHIVHWELKRGERADIERFISLSCYRGIRHQDGLPLRGQRTHTNARTCRKRIRK